The proteins below are encoded in one region of Solenopsis invicta isolate M01_SB chromosome 8, UNIL_Sinv_3.0, whole genome shotgun sequence:
- the LOC105196725 gene encoding uncharacterized protein LOC105196725, whose product MALAKIRNFIDNSLKTVSTPLDRTVNLEPEIGIKIVHSPNEKTLNVTVLGARHLPQNFGFTRVNSYVVKVKMIPGKDKFETTSRNESWPQWNEEFVFPLRKEIKQKFGKSKVVEEEINGSRFVVATLYAVLEDKPLIATEKKEADKEKTSPTKESAKKGGKKKEGQSSSADQETSKNKLLSQFFGKNSDKLAESTAVERRAYDKRRTVGATTIPLDPKNFVCKPPKSKHTSDVSTGELWKPLRPIASGISGAEDRKENKKGQVELSLCLSKGEKDEDSDGQLVLSLNRLRCSLQTMHEHENLKGQMYLKMSVVDSGRVTHFWKSDRFAPTVSMKFSPDTARVAADNPYKGALNDVSFVVKFVSKNKMGKKSPVGHFVIGPDVGGTYGEQWKQALAKPGQQITKWQAFE is encoded by the exons ATGGCGCTGGCCAAGATTAGGAATTTCATTGACAACAGCCTGAAGACGGTGTCCACGCCGTTGGATCGTACGGTGAATCTGGAGCCGGAAATCGGCATCAAGATCGTGCACTCGCCGAACGAGAAGACACTGAACGTCACAGTTCTCGGCGCCAGACACTTGCCACAGAACTTCGGCTTCACCAGAGTCAATAGCTATGTTGTAAAG gtgAAGATGATTCCTGGAAAGGATAAGTTCGAAACCACTTCGAGGAATGAATCCTGGCCCCAATGGAACGAGGAATTTGTTTTTCCCTTGCGCAAAGAAATCAAGCAAAAGTTCGGCAAATCGAAAGTCGTGGAGGAAGAAATTAACGGATCTAGATTCGTCGTCGCAACTCTCTACGCCGTTCTCGAGGACAAACCTCTGATAGCGACTGAAAAGAAGGAGGCGGATAAAGAGAAAACGTCACCTACTAAAGAGTCAGCGAAGAAAggtggaaaaaaaaaggaaggtcAAAGCAGCTCTGCCGATCAAGAAACCTCAAAGAACAAACTTCTCAGCCAATTCTTTGGCAAGAATTCCGACAAACTCGCGGAATCTACAGCCGTGGAGAGAAGAGCCTATGACAAGAGGCGAACTGTTGGTGCGACGACGATTCCACTTGATCCGAAAAATTTCGTCTGCAAACCGCCAAAATCGAAACATACCAGCGACGTGTCTACAGGAGAGCTGTGGAAACCACTACGACCGATCGCCAGTGGTATCTCAGGTGCTGAGGATAGA AAAGAGAACAAAAAGGGGCAAGTCGAATTGTCATTGTGTCTCTCGAAGGGTGAAAAGGATGAGGACAGTGACGGACAACTAGTATTGTCTCTAAATCGTCTGAGATGTTCGCTTCAGACGATGCACGAGCACGAGAATCTAAAAGGACAAATGTATCTGAAGATGTCGGTGGTCGACAGTGGTCGAGTAACACATTTCTGGAAGAGCGATCGATTTGCACCGACGGTGTCCATGAAATTCTCACCGGATACGGCGAGAGTCGCCGCTGACAATCCATACAAAGGAGCGCTCAACGACGTGAGCTTCGTTGTAAAATTCgtctcaaaaaataaaatgg gtAAGAAGAGTCCCGTGGGCCATTTTGTGATCGGACCTGACGTTGGTGGAACCTACGGTGAGCAATGGAAACAAGCTTTAGCGAAACCGGGACAGCAAATAACAAAGTGGCAGgcgtttgaataa